In the Quercus lobata isolate SW786 chromosome 5, ValleyOak3.0 Primary Assembly, whole genome shotgun sequence genome, one interval contains:
- the LOC115991661 gene encoding uncharacterized protein LOC115991661 — MDVNDPSFVSWEEHIIRHERGNRVTHFYLKGVSGDVVLAVIGTERSVRHMTYVVSDDFIQFYGLERSVNVCRKWRARREVVEWLDSLVSRHRVPYSDISNTPMDSRQALGSLEVSMAGRQTCFPDHMVPRKLKVQNSDIVWSGVAWICAKQLKHYPAFDRNGTTIAVHSFVFIMGEEGQYLGYLEDIYEDKKGLKKVKVRWFLHNKEVEDLIPQLNPHPREVFITPHVQVISAECIDGPATVLTPKHYEKFVSAVAPTSPGIHMCFRQFRNNKIKPFTLPKLCGYSNQAILSSLDCSLVPKQKLKRHKLHVEDEEEFAHDDSVRVGSKRNRSHKEHQGPVTGSSGVRNSLPRNQLMKCEPNYPKLKLRFSRKMMGIKIIEPQVQCPVSFKVDEKIELLCQDSGIRGCWFRCKILQASEKRLIVQYNDVQDADESGNLEEWVLASRVAAPDKLGMRCSGRLTIRPRPPEDFTDCTLEVGAAVDAWWSDGWWEGVITGFDTSGNDAVHVYFPGEDKFLKLKRTNLRTSRDWIGNRWVDIKPKPDILSYLSENVSPSLKLSMCSTSAEASECGGSALLEPKVFTTPKLEAVEEDKQASPNLAIHNDLLEKMKGVNFSKQSCSDDEDEDGDNNNNGDLDSANQRCD, encoded by the exons ATGGATGTGAATGATCCTAGTTTTGTGTCTTGGGAGGAGCACATTATAAGGCATGAGCGTGGTAACCGTGTtactcatttttatttaaagggTGTATCTGGGGATGTAGTTCTTGCTGTTATAGGAACTGAGAGGAGTGTAAGACACATGACCTATGTTGTCTCAGATGACTTTATTCAATTTTACGGCCTCGAGAGATCTGTCAATGTGTGCAGAAAGTGGCGGGCGAGAAGAGAAGTGGTAGAGTGGCTTGACTCCTTGGTCTCAAGGCATCGTGTGCCATATTCGGATATATCAA ATACACCAATGGACTCAAGGCAAGCTTTAGGATCTCTTGAAGTATCAATGGCTGGGCGTCAAACATGCTTTCCTGATCATATG GTTCCAAGgaaactgaaagttcaaaattcAGACATTGTATGGTCTGGTGTTGCTTGGATCTGTGCCAAACAGCTAAAGCACTACCCAGCTTTTGACAGGAATGGCACCACCATAGCT GTTCATTCATTTGTATTTATTATGGGTGAAGAAGGACAATATCTTGGTTACTTGGAAGATATTTATGAAGACAAGAAAGGTCTCAAAAAGGTGAAAGTGCGGTGGTTTCTCCATAATAAGGAAGTTGAAGATTTAATCCCTCAACTTAATCCACATCCAAGAGAAGTTTTCATCACACCTCATGTTCAGGTGATCAGTGCTGAGTGTATTGATGGCCCTGCAACGGTGTTGACTCCTAAGCATTATGAAAAATTTGTGTCTGCTGTTGCACCTACTTCTCCTGGAATCCACATGTGTTTTAGGCAGTTCAGGAACAATAAGATCAAGCCCTTCACTCTTCCTAAATTGTGCGGGTATTCTAATCAAGCAATCCTCTCTTCCTTAGATTGTTCTCTTGTGCCCAAGCAAAAACTTAAGCGCCATAAATTGCATGTGGAAGATGAGGAAGAGTTTGCACATGATGATTCTGTAAGGGTGGGTTCTAAGAGGAACAGAAGTCACAAGGAGCATCAAGGACCTGTAACTGGTTCTTCTGGTGTCAGAAATTCACTCCCTAGGAATCAATTAATGAAGTGTgaaccaaattatccaaagtTGAAGTTAAGATTTTCAAGGAAAATGATGGGAATAAAGATCATTGAACCCCAGGTCCAGTGTCCTGTTTCTTTTAAGGTTGATGAGAAGATAGAACTGCTCTGTCAAGATAGTGGCATTCGAGGCTGCTGGTTTAGGTGTAAGATCTTGCAGGCATCTGAGAAGCGTCTGATAGTTCAATACAATGATGTGCAGGATGCAGATGAAAGTGGCAATCTAGAG GAATGGGTCCTTGCATCTAGAGTTGCAGCTCCTGATAAATTGGGCATGAGATGCTCAGGCCGCTTGACAATTCGGCCAAGGCCTCCTGAGGATTTTACGGACTGTACGTTGGAGGTTGGCGCAGCAGTTGATGCATGGTGGAGTGATGGCTGGTGGGAAGGTGTTATAACTGGATTTGACACATCTGGAAATGATGCTGTGCATGTTTACTTCCCTG GCGAAGACAAGTTTCTTAAGCTCAAGAGAACGAATCTTCGAACTTCCAGAGATTGGATAGGGAACAGATGGGTtgatataaaaccgaagcctgaCATACTCAGCTATTTATCTGAAAATGTCAGTCCTAGCTTGAAGCTCTCGATGTGTTCTACTTCAGCTGAAGCATCTGAGTGTGGTGGCTCTGCATTGTTGGAGCCCAAAGTTTTCACAACtcccaaacttgaagcagttgaAGAAGACAAGCAAGCATCACCCAATTTAGCCATACACAATGACCTCCTGGAAAAAATGAAGGGGGTCAATTTCAGTAAGCAATCTTGTAGCGATGATGAGGATGAAGATGGTGACAATAACAATAATGGTGATCTTGATTCTGCCAACCAGAGATGTGATTAG
- the LOC115992537 gene encoding transcriptional adapter ADA2, translating to MGRSRGNFHSPDEDPTQRSRRKKNANSGENSESAAAGQGTSEGKRALYHCNYCNKDITGKIRIKCFNCPDFDLCIECFSVGAEVQPHKSNHPYRVMDNLSFPLICPDWNADDEILLLEGIEMYGMGNWAEVAEHVGTKSKEQCIDHYTNKYKNSPYFPLPDMSHVVGKNRKELLAMAKGHSEDKKGFPMMGELNLKEESPFSPSRVKVEESHKGGSSSRLLSSLNAEVESGVRSSSSSSAATAANKKASNMAQVKDGPGVIKVEDRQADRSFGGKRPHSSGSEGPSLVELSGYNHKRQEFDPEYDNDAEQLLAEMEFKDTDTEDERELKLRVLRIYAKRLDERKRRKDFILERNLLYPNHFEKDLSPEERAICRRYDVFMRFHAKEEHEDLLQTVISEHRTLKRIQELKEARAAGCRTAAEADRYLEQKRKREAEESARRAKESAQVGPSNQAGPNPFMASESGGKESNSRPAVQATSSSINDLEITGLHGADLLSESEKRLCSEIRLPPALYLNMQELMSIEIINGNVSKKADAHRLFKLETSKIDRVYDMLVKKGIAQP from the exons ATGGGTCGGTCTCGTGGGAATTTCCACTCTCCTGATGAGGACCCAACCCAAag AtcaaggagaaaaaagaatGCTAACAGTGGTGAAAATTCAGAATCTGCAGCTGCAG GTCAAGGAACAAGTGAAGGGAAAAGGGCTTTATACCACTGTAATTATTGCAACAAAGACATTACAGGGAAGATCCGTATCAAGTGTTTCAATTGCCCTGATTTTGACCTATGTATAGAGTGTTTTTCTGTTGGAGCTGAGGTGCAACCGCATAAGAGCAATCACCCTTACAGGGTTATG GACAATTTATCCTTCCCTCTTATTTGCCCTGATTGGAATGCAGATGATGAAATACTGCTTCTAGAG GGTATTGAAATGTATGGCATGGGTAACTGGGCAGAAGTTGCTGAGCATGTGGGGACTAAGAGTAAAGAACAATGTATAGATCACTATACCAACAAATATAAGAACTCCCCATACTTCCCTCTTCCG GACATGTCTCATGTTGTtggaaaaaatagaaaggagCTTCTTGCTATGGCTAAAGGACACAGTGAGGACAAGAAAG GATTTCCTATGATGGGGGAGCTTAATTTGAAGGAAGAATCTCCTTTTTCTCCTTCAAGAGTCAA AGTTGAAGAATCACATAAAGGTGGTTCCTCTAGCCGCTTATTGTCAAGCTTAAATGCTG AAGTGGAATCTGGGGTCCGTTCTAGTAGCTCAAGTTCGGCTGCAACAGCTGCTAACAAGAAGGCATCTAACATGGCCCAAGTTAAGGATGGCCCTGGTGTTATTAAAGTGGAAG ATCGTCAAGCAGACAGGAGCTTTGGGGGGAAGAGACCGCACTCTTCAGGGAGCGAGGGACCATCTTTAGTTGAGTTGAGTGGTTATAACCATAAAAGACAGGAGTTTGATCCTGAATATGACAATGATGCTGAGCAGTTATTGGCTGAGATGGAATTTAAGGATACAGACACTGAGGATGAACGTGAGCTGAAGTTGCGAGTGCTGCGTATCTATGCAAAGAG GCTTGATGAGAGGAAGCGTAGGAAGGATTTCATACTAGAAAGAAATTTGCTGTATCCAAATCATTTTGAGAAGGATTTATCGCCTGAAGAGAGGGCAATCTGTCGGCGATATGATGTCTTCATGCGCTTTCATGCCAAGGAAGAGCATGAGGATTTGCTTCAGACTGTTATTTCAGAGCATCGGACCCTGAAAAGAATTCAAGAACTTAAG GAAGCCCGAGCTGCTGGTTGCCGCACTGCAGCTGAGGCTGATAGATACCTTgaacagaaaaggaaaagggaagcTGAAGAAAGTGCTCGTAGAGCAAAGGAAAGTGCTCAAGTTGGTCCAAGCAATCAGGCTGGTCCAAATCCTTTCATGGCTTCAGAGTCTGGTGGCAAGGAGTCGAATTCACGACCAGCAGTACAGGCAACTTCAAGCTCCATTAATGATTTGGAGATAACAGGCCTTCATGGGGCAGATTTATTGTCTGAAAGT GAGAAACGACTCTGCAGTGAGATTCGGCTACCCCCAGCTCTTTATCTCAACATGCAAGAGCTTATGTCAATTGAAATTATCAATGGAAATGTCTCTAAGAAAGCTGATGCCCATCGCTTGTTCAAGCTTGAAACAAGCAAAATTGACAGGGTTTATGACATGCTTGTGAAAAAGGGGATTGCTCAACCATGA